GGGATTGCAGATAACATCTGTGGCACAGGCCAACATGATTTCTCCTACCAAGACTCAGATAACCATCCCCGCCTTACATTATATTCATTGGCTCATCTCCACAGAGCCCCACATTTTGTTCCCTGTTATGATTGCAgatattcaaagaaaaacaaacatgtttttctgacttttatATTGCGGGTCCAAGCTCTGTTCTGAGCACAGAGCGGTAATCACTTTTATTGATCAAAAGTAAAGATAGCTTGTATGTGTTTACTTACTTGTAAACaatcagttttgttttgcttacAGGAATATCTGTGAGCATCTCCACATTCAGCCTGGTTGCTATAGCTATCGAGCGGTACAGCGCCATCTGTAACCCCTTGAAGTCACGGGTGTGGCAGACCCGCTCCCATGCCTATCGGGTGATTGCTGCTACCTGGGTGCTGGCCTTCGTCATCATGATCCCCTACCCAGTTATCAGCAACTTGGATTCTTTTCAGCGTGCTGACAACACCACTGCTCACCAGTGCCGCCCCAAGTGGCCCCTCGCTACCGCCGAGCAGGCCTGGTGAGTGTTTGGCTTGCAGATGATGTGTGCTTTAAACATCCCACTTCATCATCGTCATGTTTATATGTGAGCAGAAGTACAGAGGGCTGTAAAGTCAGTGAACAGTGTAATTAATGTCAGTCACACAGCATTTATCAAAACTTTAGCTAGCATTAGCCACGAAAGTTACCACTAACATATTTAATGTCCCGTTACATAAAAGTGATGggaaaataattacattttttaaacaacttaGTCTTACTTCAAGTTTTCTAGGAGACACAGGGAGATTTTGCATAAGAGACGACAGATTATCTGCATATGTTatgttatatattaaaatgtttggttCTATACAATAAGAAATCGGAGAGGTTTAcattaaaggttatttttaCTAACAACATTTAAggtcattttaatgttgaatGTCACATGACGTGAACAGAGAAGGCCAAAGGAGGAATTTTCCTCCTGCAATTAGTTTTTGGAATCCTCGCTTAAAATTCTCCATAGCAGCAAAGTGACAACTGTAATCCACCAACCATTGTCCGTTAAAACCATGCACTGCTCAGCACATCTCATTGAGggattaaaaaagaacaaatacagattaGTGAGATCCTCcaaaacacacgcacgcacgcacgcacgcacgcacgcacgcacgcacgcacgcacgcacgcacgcacgcacgcacacacacacacacacacacacacacacacacacacacacacacacacacacacacataatatttggataaccagtggtggaaatgtatgtcattttgtgtgtgtgtgtgtgtgtgtgtgtgtgtgtgtgtgtgtgtgtgtgtgtgtgtgtgtgtgtgtgtgtgtgtgtgtgtgtgtgtgtttgtgctttcaaCTAAGCATGCGACCCTGAAACACCTCATTTACTTTCATGTTTGGAAATCTTTTTTTGGCAGCTTTTATTATCCGACCATCGGGTGTTCCTTGTGGAAACATTAGGGCAGATGAAGAGAGCAGACGgatgtttcaaggttttttatgaatgaaaaattAGGATAGAACAGGCTTTAGGGTTATTTCAGagagctctgtgtgtttttgtgcacaGCTGGAAGATGttcaaacatgtctttatttgagTGAATGCTTTGGTGTATGCATTTGTGAATGAGTACCAGACCCAGTGTCCCTACTGTATTAGCATAAGATTGTAATCCTCAGAGGATAgcatcacaaaaacacaattagtAATATTGCAACATTTACAGCTTTTCTAACGGTCTTGCCAACATTCCAGAAGACTTACCATCTGGATAGAGAATGCATTATTCACTGTATGATAACACTAAAAATGAACCATAAATAtagagtgagagaaagaaacacaagtcCTCAATAAACTTCAGTACATCTGGAACTCTGCCGCTcgtctcctcacccacacccgctcccgtgaccacatcacccctgccctgcagaacctccactggctccccgtcccacaacgcatccacttcaagatccttctcctcacccacaaagccctccatcaccaggccccctcctacctcacagacctgttcCAACACCCAACtccctctcacttcctcccaggACCAAACTCTGGACCTGGGGAGACAGAGCCTTCTCTGTCGCTGTCCCCtcccctctggaactcactccccaaaaacaACCGTGACCTCCCCGACCTCACAATGTTTAAATTccaaatcaaaactcaccttttcaaaactgcttttgtAAATCTGTgaattaatgttgtgttttaaatatattaagtgtgtggtttgaattgtgttttaatgaattgtttctctgtaaagtgtctttgagtttttagaaaagctgtctataaataaaatgtattattattattattagtagtagtagcatTATtagtactattattattaataataataatcaaagtCCCTGTTTAGGGTGTGGTTCATGATTGGAATTTTAGtccatgaaaacacatttttacctGTTCCGAATTTGCAACCCTATTTTATATCCAGACAGtggaaattaaatattgtacactGGAATAAAAGGTatgaatgtgtttatgtatgaaaattaaaaagataataatactgtaaataaaaatatattgtgttttaaagtctTTACACGCTTAGCAAGGTACGCTTTTTGAAAGCTAATCCACCTGTGCTAAGTGTTAGCTGAATGAAAAGTTAAATGTTATGTAGTTTCTAACATCAGGAAAAAGTTTTTCATCAAAATGGTTTGGAAAGTCTGTGAGGATTTTGGAAATACTGTATTCTCTGAATTTCCATTATTTGAATTTATTGATAGTGGTTAGACAATTAGAGATTAAAGGGTAGAAAACTGTGGCCACATGACTGCCTGAGTGCTGCACATGGGACCTTTACCCCTCTCTTGTGTCTTTTAGGTACATTCTTCTGCTGCTTGTGCTGTTTGCAATCCCAGGGCTGGTGATGATTGTAGCCTATGGACTGATCTCCAGGGAACTTTACAGAGGCATCCAGTTTGAGATGGACCACAAAAAAGACTCTACTGGTAAGACCATGCACACTAAacatacagaaaacacacacaagtgtacAGTAAAGCTTAAATGAGGACATGCTAGTTCATAGGCAACAGTCAATGAATATCATTGATCACAGAAGTGCAGCATTGAGTAGAAACAGCGAATGTTTAGACTCCAGAAGTATGAGCTTATGCAAAGACGAATGGGTAGtttggacagacagacagacagatagacggacggacggacggacggaccggacagacagacagacagacagacagacagacagacagacagacagacagacagacagacagacagacagacagacagacagacagacagacagacagacagacagacagacagacagacagacagacagacagacagacagacagtttattaaaatgtcaacatggtAATTTGCATGCATGGATTCACGATTTTTCTAGTGTCTTTGTTTCTCAAACCGAAATTACAACCAGTTATTGTCCTACATTTAGAGAGATGACTTAATAAAGGAATTATGAAGAAATCAATCCATGTGAACTGATGTGATGCCATCTGTTCCCCCCTCctcagaggagagaaaggatgTAGATGGACGGGAACAGAAAGATTGTTCAAGCTTTTGGAAAATAAGACTTGGACTTCATAAAAATGCGAAGGTGACCCATGAAGGTACAGCACACCCGGTTCTTTTCTCTACTacattttagaatgaaaaaaccaaaaacaaatcacagaACCAGCCAAGTTGTTAATCCTTATCCTATCATTGGCAATACCTCAacaaacatgacaaaaacaagGCACTGACCACAACACTCAAAGCTTTCTTTTGACCTCAAAAAACGTTTTGAGTAAACACTGTTTTTTCTGATGATTTGATTGCATTATCATTACATTGTTGAGTCAGATAATGTCACAATATAAATGTCACACAATGTGGCACCCAACCCGAATgtaacgtttttttaaattcacgTTAATGatgagtattttattttaatcaccACGATTTCATTAGTGCTACAATCATTGAAATGTGTGCAGGTTAAGTGGAACATAACCTTTTGTGAGCATATGAGAGTTTGTCTCGGGTGAAAGCAGCAGGGAGTGAATTTGCTGGTGCTTCATTAGTGGATGGATTGGCTGGCAGCTGCGGGCCTGGACATCACCATCTGTCTGGTCTCAGAGAGGAAGAGttttgggttaaaaaaaaagagcttgaaAGAATACGAGcatgggttgaaaaaaaaaggggattaAGGATTAAGAATTTCCCAAAATAACCTATTCAAAAATGTGGTTTACTACCTTAATAGTTTCTGTGAGTACTTGCTTGCCTCATGTGACTAAGCTGAGCAGCTGCTCTTTGAAGAGCTATGATTGACGTTAGACCAGCCTCACAGATGGGTGCATGTGTTATCACAGAGCTAGACTGTAGGACACACGGTTCCTCAGGTCAATTTCTAACAGGTGAGTATGTGGGTGGGAAAGGTCAGGTGATTGGGAAAGGCAAACAAGGGGTAATTGAAGGTGAGGGAGTGGCTGGATCTGGGAGTCTACCTAGTAAAGTAAAAGCAAGAACTTTAACATACAATACAGAAGTATACTTGCTATTATTAGTTTAAATATCCTTTTTTGCTCTGGTCTCCTATACAGATGTGAAGAATGGACTGACCCCCGCTGTGTCTAGCGGCAGTGATGATGGCGATGGCTGCTACGTTAATGTCGTCCGGCGACCGCACTCTAAGGAATGTCCACCATGGCTACATCTGTCAGGGCAAATAAGGCAGAGAGACCGCGTAGCAACACATCTGAAGCTAAGCTGGAGGCCAAAAAGCGAGTAATCCGCATGCTGGTGGTCATTGTtgtccttttcttcctctgctggATGCCGCTGTACTGTGTCAACACCTGGAGAGCGTTCGATGACATCTCGGCCAAACATGCCCTCACAGGCGCTCCCATCGCTTTCATCCATTTGCTGTGTTACACTTCTGCCTGCGTCAACCCTATTATTTACTGCTTCATGAACACACGTTTCCGCAAAGCTCTGCTAGCCACGTTCTCGTGCTGTGCATCACCTTGCAATCGCCGTCGCCACCATGGGCTACGGGACAACGAGGAGGATGTTATGGCAACGGGGGCGTCTATGTCCAAGTTTAGTTATACTACAGTCAGCACCATGGGAACCTGCTGAGGCAGATCGACGAAGCCACAATCCAGAGGAGACAGTTACTACGGCAACACAGCACCCTGCATCCTGTGTTTTTATGACAATTCTGCGCTCATGAGGACAGACATGGAAAAAACAGGCCAAACAGATAGAAGTATAGAAACATCACTCATTACTGAGACTAAAGTTATATATGTATATGAGTTACACATAGATTATTTAATGAAACCCAGTCCAACATACatagatactgtatgtttaaaaaagcacaaaaaaatacagttatgtCTTGTTGGACTGCACCAAGGCTAATTGTATGCttagatgtttgtgtgtgtgtgtgtgtgtgtgtgtgtgtgtgtgtgtgtgtgtgtgtgtgtgtgtgtgtgtgtgtgtgtgtgtgtgtgtgtgtgtgtgtgtgtgtgtgtgtgtgtgtgtgtgtgtgtgtgtggtgggctTGGCTGTATGATTATGTTCTGGTGGCAGCTTAACAACTTACTAGTGATTGTGTAGCTATACAAATAGGAAGGCAGTGTGCTATGTCATTTTTAACTGGGTTTTATACTTTGCTGTTAGTTGTTTATCCAAGTTTATGATGGTAATGCAATTGCCTTGTGGACTAAGTGCCTGGTTCTTAATACTATGTTATATCTGTCTTCTGTTGATGAGTCTCATTCATCACAAGCACCGTAATCACAGGCAGATTGAAACCTCGATGGTTGTGGAAGTTGTGTTTAAAGACACAAA
This genomic stretch from Eleginops maclovinus isolate JMC-PN-2008 ecotype Puerto Natales chromosome 7, JC_Emac_rtc_rv5, whole genome shotgun sequence harbors:
- the cckbrb gene encoding LOW QUALITY PROTEIN: cholecystokinin receptor (The sequence of the model RefSeq protein was modified relative to this genomic sequence to represent the inferred CDS: inserted 1 base in 1 codon) produces the protein MDLYAQNETFSSPECVRPQTDALQNGAGNGSLETSNITCSNVSTLLTPKRARHKDEDHTLRILLYSLIFFLSVFGNLLIILVLTVNKRMRTVTNTFLLSLAVSDLMMAVFCMPFTLIPSILKNFIFGAAMCKIVSYLMGISVSISTFSLVAIAIERYSAICNPLKSRVWQTRSHAYRVIAATWVLAFVIMIPYPVISNLDSFQRADNTTAHQCRPKWPLATAEQAWYILLLLVLFAIPGLVMIVAYGLISRELYRGIQFEMDHKKDSTEERKDVDGREQKDCSSFWKIRLGLHKNAKVTHEDVKNGLTPAVSSGSDDGDGCYVNVVRRPHSKEXSTMATSVRANKAERPRSNTSEAKLEAKKRVIRMLVVIVVLFFLCWMPLYCVNTWRAFDDISAKHALTGAPIAFIHLLCYTSACVNPIIYCFMNTRFRKALLATFSCCASPCNRRRHHGLRDNEEDVMATGASMSKFSYTTVSTMGTC